In Pseudochaenichthys georgianus chromosome 6, fPseGeo1.2, whole genome shotgun sequence, a single window of DNA contains:
- the agbl2 gene encoding cytosolic carboxypeptidase 2 isoform X3 encodes MAVSAIRNWWNTHQLDKSDTNDSNTEEDEEELTGRRQLTINLSQTLRTRQLLVDFDGGRPVLSLRAPLDLVSFPSISCPRWPIECEVISDIIQHIEWDPPEPEPFYKATGHERTPIPAGDERGKVVYCIDHDTKRPFFSCSRVGGNRGPIKSATSYDNQTDFTLEFESRFESGNLQKAVQVGVYDYELTLHTDLYTRKHTQWFYFRVRNMKAGVPYRFTIVNLMKSSSLYVQGMRPLLYSERAAKEKGVGWQRTGANIRYYRNCQQVGENTKDNNSDTPPLFSLTWTLQFPSDSDTCYLAHCYPYTYSHLQRYLRRVSSNPAFASYCSLRVLCHSLAGNAVYVVTITSRAGSRVEGRTKKAVVVTARVHPGETNGSWMMEGFLDFLLGDSEDAQLLRDTFVFKVVPMLNPDGVIVGNYRCSLAGRDLNRNYKTLLRDSFPCVWHTLNMVERLMAEMDVVLYCDFHGHNRKNNVFMYGCNNRGDASLKLRERLFPLMMSKNAGDKFSFKSCKFRVQKSKEGTGRIAMWRLGIKNSYTMEATFGGSTLGDRRGTHFTTQDLKSLGFDFCDTLLDYCDPDPTKTTYCLSELAALFKKQVSERLGKDLGTECNFSVSDLESSTSGSNSSDSDGLPAHLMNHTEQTPVKKKNKRLRSCKERNRLRPEEGRSKEQAKVGSNLPREGTAKEERPVGRHRKTWQVNGLIKKAVIPSHFTHPGEVSHVTLWQGSEPVKEYENMKSAYPHLSVKECPHLSTYRTVATNTGQWRCSSQLLHLSAVLPQSPNVLHPNNRQNRCPRQSLVPYNVYRGLPPSLTVPDRSSIYLKMVPDIVPTKRLLSNFPADTLHAFRDRNLESSFVPEDSFLSHADTTNTKQQSEEEDSPEGFSLMRCLPLGERKQRETESRSRLFVPFLRDTDLRGKRYCKETVEDKRHLDVLSPASKPSGLMQMVPKRPQSDSLRSFQTNKDIRHYHSGKESQI; translated from the exons ATGGCCGTCTCTGCCATCCGGAATTGGTGGAATACCCACCAGTTGGACAAATCTGACACCAATGACTCCAACACAGAAGAAGACGAGGAGGAATTAACAGGGAGGAGGCAGT TAACTATAAACTTAAGTCAGACTCTGCGGACTAGGCAGCTGCTCGTAGACTTTGATGGCGGCCGGCCTGTTTTGAGTCTCAGGGCACCGCTGGACCTGGTTAGCTTCCCATCCATCTCCTGCCCCCGGTGGCCCATAGAGTGTGAGGTCATCAGTGACATCATCCAACACATAG AGTGGGATCCCCCAGAGCCAGAGCCTTTCTACAAGGCCACAGGACATGAGAGGACCCCCATACCAGCAGGAGATGAGAGGGGCAAAGTGGTGTACTGCATTGACCATG ACACCAAGCGTCCCTTCTTCTCCTGCTCCCGTGTCGGAGGAAACAGGGGGCCCATTAAGAGCGCCACTTCATATGACAATCAGACAGACTTCACCCTTGAGTTTGAGTCACGCTTTGAGAGTGGAAACCTCCAGAAGGCGGTGCAAGT GGGAGTCTATGACTATGAGCTCACCCTGCACACAGACTTGTACACCAGGAAGCACACGCAGTGGTTTTACTTCAGGGTCAGGAACATGAAGGCTGGAGTGCCATACCGCTTCACTATCGTCAACTTGATGAAGAGCAGCAGCCTGTATGTTCAGGGTATGAGACCACTCCTCTACTCAGAGAGGGCCGCCAAAGAGAAAGGTGTTGGATGGCAACGCACCGGCGCCAATATCAGATACTACCGCAACTGCCAGCAGGTAGGGGAA AATACAAAGGACAACAACAGTGACACGCCCCCCCTGTTCTCACTCACCTGGACTCTCCAGTTCCCTTCTGACTCTGACACCTGCTACTTGGCCCACTGCTACCCCTACACCTACTCCCACCTGCAGCGCTACCTGAGGCGCGTCTCTTCCAACCCAGCCTTCGCGTCATACTGTTCACTGAGGGTGCTGTGCCACAGCCTCGCTGGAAATGCTGTGTATGTGGTGACGATAACGTCCCGGGCGGGCAGCAGGGTGGAGGGTAGGACTAAGAAGGCTGTGGTGGTGACGGCCCGAGTGCACCCTGGAGAAACCAACGGGTCCTGGATGATGGAGGGGTTCCTAGACTTCCTGCTCGGGGACTCAGAGGATGCTCAGCTACTCAGGGACACTTTTGTTTTTAAG GTGGTGCCGATGCTGAACCCAGATGGTGTGATCGTGGGTAATTACCGCTGCTCTCTGGCAGGCAGGGACCTGAACAGAAACTACAAGACACTGCTCAGGGACTCCTTCCCCTGTGTGTGGCACACCCTAAACATGGTGGAAAG GCTGATGGCTGAGATGGATGTCGTTCTTTACTGTGACTTTCATGGACACAACCGTAAAAACAATGTCTTTATGTACGGATGTAACAACCGAGGTGACGCCTCGCTGAAGCTTCGTGAGAGACTCTTTCCACTGATGATGAGCAAGAATGCCGGTGATAAG TTCTCTTTTAAGAGTTGTAAGTTTCGGGTTCAGAAGAGCAAAGAGGGAACCGGACGAATCGCCATGTGGAGACTCGGCATCAAAAACAGCTACACCATGGAGGCCACCTTCGGAGGCTCCACTCTGG GCGACAGGAGAGGAACACATTTTACTACTCAAGACCTGAAGTCCCTCGGCTTCGACTTTTGTGACACCCTGCTGGACTACTGTGACCCAGATCCAACAAAG ACCACTTACTGTCTGTCAGAGCTGGCAGCGTTGTTTAAGAAGCAGGTCAGCGAGAGGCTGGGCAAAGATCTGGGCACTGAATGTAACTTTTCTGTGTCTGACCTGGAAAGCAG CACCAGTGGTTCAAATAGTTCTGATTCCGACGGACTCCCAGCTCATTTGATGAACCATACAGAG CAGACTCcagtgaagaaaaaaaataaaCGCTTGAGGAGTTGTAAAGAGAGGAACAGGCTGCGACCAGAGGAAGGGAGGAGTAAAGAACAGGCCAAAGTT GGTTCCAACCTGCCACGAGAGGGCACTGCTAAAGAGGAGAGGCCTGTTGGAAGACACAGGAAAACATGGCAG GTGAATGGCCTGATAAAGAAAGCTGTGATCCCGTCTCACTTCACCCACCCAGGGGAGGTCAGTCATGTGACTCTGTGGCAGGGCAGCGAGCCTGTCAAG GAGTATGAAAACATGAAATCTGCATACCCGCATTTGAGCGTAAAAGAATGTCCACATCTCAGCACATACAGGACTGTGGCCACTAACACAG GACAGTGGAGATGCTCCTCTCAGCTGCTGCACCTGAGTGCCGTCCTTCCTCAGTCTCCAAATGTCCTGCATCCCAACAACCGACAGAATCGCTGCCCCCGACAATCCTTGGTCCCCTATAATGTCTACAGAG GTTTGCCACCTTCCCTTACAGTGCCCGACAG GTCTTCCATATACCTCAAGATGGTTCCAGACATTGTTCCAACCAAACGCTTGCTGTCAAATTTCCCAGCTGACACTCTGCACGCTTTCCGAGACAGAAACTTAGAAAGTTCCTTTGTGCCTGAGGATTCCTTCCTCTCACACGCAGACACAACAAACACCAAGCAGCAGAGCGAGGAAGAAGATTCTCCAGAAG GTTTCTCACTGATGAGATGTTTGCCCCTGGGAGAACGGAAGCAGAGAGAAACTGAATCGCGCAGCAGATTATTTGTGCCTTTTCTGAGAGACAcagacctgagagggaaaag ATACTGCAAAGAGACTGTGGAGGACAAGAGGCACCTGGATGTTTTATCCCCTGCTTCAAAGCCTTCAGGCCTCATGCAGATGGTGCCTAAGCGTCCACAGAGTGACTCCCTCCGTAGTTTTCAGACTAATAAGGACATCAGGCACTATCACTCTGGAAAAGAGAGCCAGATATGA
- the agbl2 gene encoding cytosolic carboxypeptidase 2 isoform X2: MAVSAIRNWWNTHQLDKSDTNDSNTEEDEEELTGRRQLTINLSQTLRTRQLLVDFDGGRPVLSLRAPLDLVSFPSISCPRWPIECEVISDIIQHIEWDPPEPEPFYKATGHERTPIPAGDERGKVVYCIDHDTKRPFFSCSRVGGNRGPIKSATSYDNQTDFTLEFESRFESGNLQKAVQVGVYDYELTLHTDLYTRKHTQWFYFRVRNMKAGVPYRFTIVNLMKSSSLYVQGMRPLLYSERAAKEKGVGWQRTGANIRYYRNCQQVGENTKDNNSDTPPLFSLTWTLQFPSDSDTCYLAHCYPYTYSHLQRYLRRVSSNPAFASYCSLRVLCHSLAGNAVYVVTITSRAGSRVEGRTKKAVVVTARVHPGETNGSWMMEGFLDFLLGDSEDAQLLRDTFVFKVVPMLNPDGVIVGNYRCSLAGRDLNRNYKTLLRDSFPCVWHTLNMVERLMAEMDVVLYCDFHGHNRKNNVFMYGCNNRGDASLKLRERLFPLMMSKNAGDKFSFKSCKFRVQKSKEGTGRIAMWRLGIKNSYTMEATFGGSTLGDRRGTHFTTQDLKSLGFDFCDTLLDYCDPDPTKTTYCLSELAALFKKQVSERLGKDLGTECNFSVSDLESSTSGSNSSDSDGLPAHLMNHTETPVKKKNKRLRSCKERNRLRPEEGRSKEQAKVGSNLPREGTAKEERPVGRHRKTWQVNGLIKKAVIPSHFTHPGEVSHVTLWQGSEPVKEYENMKSAYPHLSVKECPHLSTYRTVATNTGQWRCSSQLLHLSAVLPQSPNVLHPNNRQNRCPRQSLVPYNVYRGLPPSLTVPDRSSIYLKMVPDIVPTKRLLSNFPADTLHAFRDRNLESSFVPEDSFLSHADTTNTKQQSEEEDSPEVGFSLMRCLPLGERKQRETESRSRLFVPFLRDTDLRGKRYCKETVEDKRHLDVLSPASKPSGLMQMVPKRPQSDSLRSFQTNKDIRHYHSGKESQI; the protein is encoded by the exons ATGGCCGTCTCTGCCATCCGGAATTGGTGGAATACCCACCAGTTGGACAAATCTGACACCAATGACTCCAACACAGAAGAAGACGAGGAGGAATTAACAGGGAGGAGGCAGT TAACTATAAACTTAAGTCAGACTCTGCGGACTAGGCAGCTGCTCGTAGACTTTGATGGCGGCCGGCCTGTTTTGAGTCTCAGGGCACCGCTGGACCTGGTTAGCTTCCCATCCATCTCCTGCCCCCGGTGGCCCATAGAGTGTGAGGTCATCAGTGACATCATCCAACACATAG AGTGGGATCCCCCAGAGCCAGAGCCTTTCTACAAGGCCACAGGACATGAGAGGACCCCCATACCAGCAGGAGATGAGAGGGGCAAAGTGGTGTACTGCATTGACCATG ACACCAAGCGTCCCTTCTTCTCCTGCTCCCGTGTCGGAGGAAACAGGGGGCCCATTAAGAGCGCCACTTCATATGACAATCAGACAGACTTCACCCTTGAGTTTGAGTCACGCTTTGAGAGTGGAAACCTCCAGAAGGCGGTGCAAGT GGGAGTCTATGACTATGAGCTCACCCTGCACACAGACTTGTACACCAGGAAGCACACGCAGTGGTTTTACTTCAGGGTCAGGAACATGAAGGCTGGAGTGCCATACCGCTTCACTATCGTCAACTTGATGAAGAGCAGCAGCCTGTATGTTCAGGGTATGAGACCACTCCTCTACTCAGAGAGGGCCGCCAAAGAGAAAGGTGTTGGATGGCAACGCACCGGCGCCAATATCAGATACTACCGCAACTGCCAGCAGGTAGGGGAA AATACAAAGGACAACAACAGTGACACGCCCCCCCTGTTCTCACTCACCTGGACTCTCCAGTTCCCTTCTGACTCTGACACCTGCTACTTGGCCCACTGCTACCCCTACACCTACTCCCACCTGCAGCGCTACCTGAGGCGCGTCTCTTCCAACCCAGCCTTCGCGTCATACTGTTCACTGAGGGTGCTGTGCCACAGCCTCGCTGGAAATGCTGTGTATGTGGTGACGATAACGTCCCGGGCGGGCAGCAGGGTGGAGGGTAGGACTAAGAAGGCTGTGGTGGTGACGGCCCGAGTGCACCCTGGAGAAACCAACGGGTCCTGGATGATGGAGGGGTTCCTAGACTTCCTGCTCGGGGACTCAGAGGATGCTCAGCTACTCAGGGACACTTTTGTTTTTAAG GTGGTGCCGATGCTGAACCCAGATGGTGTGATCGTGGGTAATTACCGCTGCTCTCTGGCAGGCAGGGACCTGAACAGAAACTACAAGACACTGCTCAGGGACTCCTTCCCCTGTGTGTGGCACACCCTAAACATGGTGGAAAG GCTGATGGCTGAGATGGATGTCGTTCTTTACTGTGACTTTCATGGACACAACCGTAAAAACAATGTCTTTATGTACGGATGTAACAACCGAGGTGACGCCTCGCTGAAGCTTCGTGAGAGACTCTTTCCACTGATGATGAGCAAGAATGCCGGTGATAAG TTCTCTTTTAAGAGTTGTAAGTTTCGGGTTCAGAAGAGCAAAGAGGGAACCGGACGAATCGCCATGTGGAGACTCGGCATCAAAAACAGCTACACCATGGAGGCCACCTTCGGAGGCTCCACTCTGG GCGACAGGAGAGGAACACATTTTACTACTCAAGACCTGAAGTCCCTCGGCTTCGACTTTTGTGACACCCTGCTGGACTACTGTGACCCAGATCCAACAAAG ACCACTTACTGTCTGTCAGAGCTGGCAGCGTTGTTTAAGAAGCAGGTCAGCGAGAGGCTGGGCAAAGATCTGGGCACTGAATGTAACTTTTCTGTGTCTGACCTGGAAAGCAG CACCAGTGGTTCAAATAGTTCTGATTCCGACGGACTCCCAGCTCATTTGATGAACCATACAGAG ACTCcagtgaagaaaaaaaataaaCGCTTGAGGAGTTGTAAAGAGAGGAACAGGCTGCGACCAGAGGAAGGGAGGAGTAAAGAACAGGCCAAAGTT GGTTCCAACCTGCCACGAGAGGGCACTGCTAAAGAGGAGAGGCCTGTTGGAAGACACAGGAAAACATGGCAG GTGAATGGCCTGATAAAGAAAGCTGTGATCCCGTCTCACTTCACCCACCCAGGGGAGGTCAGTCATGTGACTCTGTGGCAGGGCAGCGAGCCTGTCAAG GAGTATGAAAACATGAAATCTGCATACCCGCATTTGAGCGTAAAAGAATGTCCACATCTCAGCACATACAGGACTGTGGCCACTAACACAG GACAGTGGAGATGCTCCTCTCAGCTGCTGCACCTGAGTGCCGTCCTTCCTCAGTCTCCAAATGTCCTGCATCCCAACAACCGACAGAATCGCTGCCCCCGACAATCCTTGGTCCCCTATAATGTCTACAGAG GTTTGCCACCTTCCCTTACAGTGCCCGACAG GTCTTCCATATACCTCAAGATGGTTCCAGACATTGTTCCAACCAAACGCTTGCTGTCAAATTTCCCAGCTGACACTCTGCACGCTTTCCGAGACAGAAACTTAGAAAGTTCCTTTGTGCCTGAGGATTCCTTCCTCTCACACGCAGACACAACAAACACCAAGCAGCAGAGCGAGGAAGAAGATTCTCCAGAAG TAGGTTTCTCACTGATGAGATGTTTGCCCCTGGGAGAACGGAAGCAGAGAGAAACTGAATCGCGCAGCAGATTATTTGTGCCTTTTCTGAGAGACAcagacctgagagggaaaag ATACTGCAAAGAGACTGTGGAGGACAAGAGGCACCTGGATGTTTTATCCCCTGCTTCAAAGCCTTCAGGCCTCATGCAGATGGTGCCTAAGCGTCCACAGAGTGACTCCCTCCGTAGTTTTCAGACTAATAAGGACATCAGGCACTATCACTCTGGAAAAGAGAGCCAGATATGA
- the agbl2 gene encoding cytosolic carboxypeptidase 2 isoform X1, which produces MAVSAIRNWWNTHQLDKSDTNDSNTEEDEEELTGRRQLTINLSQTLRTRQLLVDFDGGRPVLSLRAPLDLVSFPSISCPRWPIECEVISDIIQHIEWDPPEPEPFYKATGHERTPIPAGDERGKVVYCIDHDTKRPFFSCSRVGGNRGPIKSATSYDNQTDFTLEFESRFESGNLQKAVQVGVYDYELTLHTDLYTRKHTQWFYFRVRNMKAGVPYRFTIVNLMKSSSLYVQGMRPLLYSERAAKEKGVGWQRTGANIRYYRNCQQVGENTKDNNSDTPPLFSLTWTLQFPSDSDTCYLAHCYPYTYSHLQRYLRRVSSNPAFASYCSLRVLCHSLAGNAVYVVTITSRAGSRVEGRTKKAVVVTARVHPGETNGSWMMEGFLDFLLGDSEDAQLLRDTFVFKVVPMLNPDGVIVGNYRCSLAGRDLNRNYKTLLRDSFPCVWHTLNMVERLMAEMDVVLYCDFHGHNRKNNVFMYGCNNRGDASLKLRERLFPLMMSKNAGDKFSFKSCKFRVQKSKEGTGRIAMWRLGIKNSYTMEATFGGSTLGDRRGTHFTTQDLKSLGFDFCDTLLDYCDPDPTKTTYCLSELAALFKKQVSERLGKDLGTECNFSVSDLESSTSGSNSSDSDGLPAHLMNHTEQTPVKKKNKRLRSCKERNRLRPEEGRSKEQAKVGSNLPREGTAKEERPVGRHRKTWQVNGLIKKAVIPSHFTHPGEVSHVTLWQGSEPVKEYENMKSAYPHLSVKECPHLSTYRTVATNTGQWRCSSQLLHLSAVLPQSPNVLHPNNRQNRCPRQSLVPYNVYRGLPPSLTVPDRSSIYLKMVPDIVPTKRLLSNFPADTLHAFRDRNLESSFVPEDSFLSHADTTNTKQQSEEEDSPEVGFSLMRCLPLGERKQRETESRSRLFVPFLRDTDLRGKRYCKETVEDKRHLDVLSPASKPSGLMQMVPKRPQSDSLRSFQTNKDIRHYHSGKESQI; this is translated from the exons ATGGCCGTCTCTGCCATCCGGAATTGGTGGAATACCCACCAGTTGGACAAATCTGACACCAATGACTCCAACACAGAAGAAGACGAGGAGGAATTAACAGGGAGGAGGCAGT TAACTATAAACTTAAGTCAGACTCTGCGGACTAGGCAGCTGCTCGTAGACTTTGATGGCGGCCGGCCTGTTTTGAGTCTCAGGGCACCGCTGGACCTGGTTAGCTTCCCATCCATCTCCTGCCCCCGGTGGCCCATAGAGTGTGAGGTCATCAGTGACATCATCCAACACATAG AGTGGGATCCCCCAGAGCCAGAGCCTTTCTACAAGGCCACAGGACATGAGAGGACCCCCATACCAGCAGGAGATGAGAGGGGCAAAGTGGTGTACTGCATTGACCATG ACACCAAGCGTCCCTTCTTCTCCTGCTCCCGTGTCGGAGGAAACAGGGGGCCCATTAAGAGCGCCACTTCATATGACAATCAGACAGACTTCACCCTTGAGTTTGAGTCACGCTTTGAGAGTGGAAACCTCCAGAAGGCGGTGCAAGT GGGAGTCTATGACTATGAGCTCACCCTGCACACAGACTTGTACACCAGGAAGCACACGCAGTGGTTTTACTTCAGGGTCAGGAACATGAAGGCTGGAGTGCCATACCGCTTCACTATCGTCAACTTGATGAAGAGCAGCAGCCTGTATGTTCAGGGTATGAGACCACTCCTCTACTCAGAGAGGGCCGCCAAAGAGAAAGGTGTTGGATGGCAACGCACCGGCGCCAATATCAGATACTACCGCAACTGCCAGCAGGTAGGGGAA AATACAAAGGACAACAACAGTGACACGCCCCCCCTGTTCTCACTCACCTGGACTCTCCAGTTCCCTTCTGACTCTGACACCTGCTACTTGGCCCACTGCTACCCCTACACCTACTCCCACCTGCAGCGCTACCTGAGGCGCGTCTCTTCCAACCCAGCCTTCGCGTCATACTGTTCACTGAGGGTGCTGTGCCACAGCCTCGCTGGAAATGCTGTGTATGTGGTGACGATAACGTCCCGGGCGGGCAGCAGGGTGGAGGGTAGGACTAAGAAGGCTGTGGTGGTGACGGCCCGAGTGCACCCTGGAGAAACCAACGGGTCCTGGATGATGGAGGGGTTCCTAGACTTCCTGCTCGGGGACTCAGAGGATGCTCAGCTACTCAGGGACACTTTTGTTTTTAAG GTGGTGCCGATGCTGAACCCAGATGGTGTGATCGTGGGTAATTACCGCTGCTCTCTGGCAGGCAGGGACCTGAACAGAAACTACAAGACACTGCTCAGGGACTCCTTCCCCTGTGTGTGGCACACCCTAAACATGGTGGAAAG GCTGATGGCTGAGATGGATGTCGTTCTTTACTGTGACTTTCATGGACACAACCGTAAAAACAATGTCTTTATGTACGGATGTAACAACCGAGGTGACGCCTCGCTGAAGCTTCGTGAGAGACTCTTTCCACTGATGATGAGCAAGAATGCCGGTGATAAG TTCTCTTTTAAGAGTTGTAAGTTTCGGGTTCAGAAGAGCAAAGAGGGAACCGGACGAATCGCCATGTGGAGACTCGGCATCAAAAACAGCTACACCATGGAGGCCACCTTCGGAGGCTCCACTCTGG GCGACAGGAGAGGAACACATTTTACTACTCAAGACCTGAAGTCCCTCGGCTTCGACTTTTGTGACACCCTGCTGGACTACTGTGACCCAGATCCAACAAAG ACCACTTACTGTCTGTCAGAGCTGGCAGCGTTGTTTAAGAAGCAGGTCAGCGAGAGGCTGGGCAAAGATCTGGGCACTGAATGTAACTTTTCTGTGTCTGACCTGGAAAGCAG CACCAGTGGTTCAAATAGTTCTGATTCCGACGGACTCCCAGCTCATTTGATGAACCATACAGAG CAGACTCcagtgaagaaaaaaaataaaCGCTTGAGGAGTTGTAAAGAGAGGAACAGGCTGCGACCAGAGGAAGGGAGGAGTAAAGAACAGGCCAAAGTT GGTTCCAACCTGCCACGAGAGGGCACTGCTAAAGAGGAGAGGCCTGTTGGAAGACACAGGAAAACATGGCAG GTGAATGGCCTGATAAAGAAAGCTGTGATCCCGTCTCACTTCACCCACCCAGGGGAGGTCAGTCATGTGACTCTGTGGCAGGGCAGCGAGCCTGTCAAG GAGTATGAAAACATGAAATCTGCATACCCGCATTTGAGCGTAAAAGAATGTCCACATCTCAGCACATACAGGACTGTGGCCACTAACACAG GACAGTGGAGATGCTCCTCTCAGCTGCTGCACCTGAGTGCCGTCCTTCCTCAGTCTCCAAATGTCCTGCATCCCAACAACCGACAGAATCGCTGCCCCCGACAATCCTTGGTCCCCTATAATGTCTACAGAG GTTTGCCACCTTCCCTTACAGTGCCCGACAG GTCTTCCATATACCTCAAGATGGTTCCAGACATTGTTCCAACCAAACGCTTGCTGTCAAATTTCCCAGCTGACACTCTGCACGCTTTCCGAGACAGAAACTTAGAAAGTTCCTTTGTGCCTGAGGATTCCTTCCTCTCACACGCAGACACAACAAACACCAAGCAGCAGAGCGAGGAAGAAGATTCTCCAGAAG TAGGTTTCTCACTGATGAGATGTTTGCCCCTGGGAGAACGGAAGCAGAGAGAAACTGAATCGCGCAGCAGATTATTTGTGCCTTTTCTGAGAGACAcagacctgagagggaaaag ATACTGCAAAGAGACTGTGGAGGACAAGAGGCACCTGGATGTTTTATCCCCTGCTTCAAAGCCTTCAGGCCTCATGCAGATGGTGCCTAAGCGTCCACAGAGTGACTCCCTCCGTAGTTTTCAGACTAATAAGGACATCAGGCACTATCACTCTGGAAAAGAGAGCCAGATATGA